A region of Piscinibacter gummiphilus DNA encodes the following proteins:
- a CDS encoding LysR family transcriptional regulator ArgP — translation MLDYASLAAVAQVVRDGSFERAARALHVTPSAISQRIRLLEERMGLALIVRGTPCTATAAGQRLCRHVEQVGMLEHDLHRALPAMGQLGDPAARLTLKVAVNADSLDSWFVGAAARFCETEAALVDVSIDDQDHTAEWLRSGAVIAAVTASAKPIQGCRSIPLGRMPYVATASPAFVKRYLKNGVDAASLAETPCMTFSRKDALQADWLRQVCGRSVEVPRHWLPSSQAFVAGALTGLGWGMNPRMFVADLLKRGKLVELVPGTDLSVALHWQHARLQIPMLDRLTEAVVTTARDKLVQET, via the coding sequence ATGCTGGACTACGCCTCGCTGGCCGCCGTGGCCCAGGTCGTGCGCGACGGCAGCTTCGAGCGGGCCGCCCGCGCCCTGCACGTCACGCCGTCGGCCATCTCCCAGCGCATCCGGCTGCTGGAGGAGCGGATGGGCCTGGCGCTGATCGTGCGCGGCACGCCCTGCACGGCCACCGCGGCCGGCCAGCGCCTGTGCCGCCACGTCGAGCAGGTGGGCATGCTGGAGCACGACCTGCACCGCGCCCTCCCCGCCATGGGCCAGCTGGGCGACCCGGCCGCGCGCCTCACGCTCAAGGTGGCGGTCAACGCCGACAGCCTCGACAGCTGGTTCGTGGGCGCCGCCGCCCGCTTCTGCGAGACCGAGGCCGCGCTGGTCGACGTCAGCATCGACGACCAGGACCACACGGCCGAATGGCTGCGCAGCGGCGCCGTGATCGCCGCGGTGACGGCCAGCGCCAAGCCCATCCAGGGCTGCCGCAGCATCCCGCTGGGCAGGATGCCCTACGTGGCCACCGCCAGCCCCGCCTTCGTCAAGCGCTACCTGAAGAACGGGGTGGATGCGGCATCGCTCGCCGAGACGCCCTGCATGACCTTCAGCCGCAAGGACGCGCTGCAGGCCGACTGGCTGCGCCAGGTGTGCGGCCGGTCCGTGGAGGTGCCGCGGCACTGGCTGCCGTCGTCGCAGGCCTTCGTGGCCGGTGCCCTCACCGGCCTCGGCTGGGGCATGAACCCGCGGATGTTCGTGGCCGACCTGCTCAAGCGCGGCAAGCTCGTCGAGCTGGTGCCGGGCACCGACCTGTCGGTGGCCCTGCACTGGCAGCACGCGCGGCTGCAGATCCCGATGCTGGACCGGCTCACCGAGGCCGTGGTGACCACGGCCCGGGACAAGCTGGTCCAGGAGACTTAG
- the corA gene encoding magnesium/cobalt transporter CorA gives MLITCVAYEEGRKLADIRPEAISDYLARPGCFVWVALKDATPEELETMRVEFDLHELAVEDARHGHQRPKIEEYGDTVFAVVHTVELSPEQDLQVGEVDVFAGPNFVISIRNRSMHSLGVVRERAEREPHLLRNGSGFVLYALIDAIVDEYFPVIDTLEAELEDIEEQIFTPGTGRANVQRLYALKRRITVVKHAVAPLLESVSKLTVGRVPQVCANTRDYFRDVVDHLARINALLDGLRDTIGTAIQVNLSMVTIEEAETAKRLAAWAGIFALATVFAGIWGMNFEVMPELKWIWGYPAALVTMALSCGVLYRYFRKVGWL, from the coding sequence ATGCTGATCACCTGCGTCGCTTACGAGGAAGGCCGCAAGCTCGCCGACATCCGCCCCGAGGCGATCAGCGACTACCTCGCCCGCCCGGGCTGTTTCGTCTGGGTGGCCCTGAAGGACGCCACGCCCGAGGAGCTCGAGACGATGCGGGTCGAGTTCGACCTGCACGAACTCGCGGTGGAGGACGCGAGGCACGGCCACCAGCGCCCGAAGATCGAGGAGTACGGCGACACGGTGTTCGCGGTGGTCCACACGGTGGAGCTGTCGCCCGAGCAGGACCTGCAGGTGGGCGAGGTCGACGTGTTCGCCGGCCCGAACTTCGTCATCTCGATCCGCAACCGTTCGATGCACTCCCTCGGCGTGGTGCGCGAGCGCGCCGAGCGCGAACCCCACCTGCTGCGCAACGGCTCGGGTTTCGTGCTGTACGCGCTGATCGACGCGATCGTCGACGAATACTTCCCGGTCATCGACACGCTCGAAGCCGAGCTGGAGGACATCGAGGAGCAGATCTTCACGCCGGGCACGGGCCGGGCGAACGTGCAGCGGCTGTACGCGCTCAAGCGCCGCATCACGGTCGTCAAGCACGCCGTGGCCCCGCTGCTCGAATCGGTGAGCAAGCTGACCGTGGGCCGCGTGCCCCAGGTGTGCGCGAACACGCGCGACTACTTCCGCGACGTGGTGGACCACCTGGCGCGCATCAACGCCCTGCTGGACGGCCTGCGCGACACGATCGGCACCGCGATCCAGGTGAACCTGTCGATGGTGACGATCGAGGAGGCCGAGACCGCGAAGCGTCTGGCGGCCTGGGCCGGGATCTTCGCGCTGGCCACCGTCTTCGCCGGCATCTGGGGCATGAACTTCGAGGTCATGCCCGAGCTGAAGTGGATCTGGGGCTACCCCGCGGCCCTCGTGACGATGGCCTTGTCGTGCGGGGTGCTGTACCGCTACTTCAGGAAGGTCGGCTGGCTCTAG
- a CDS encoding glutathione S-transferase family protein: MSDLILHEYESSPFSEKVRLVMGLKGLAYRSVEVPVMLPKPDVVALTGGYRRTPFLQVGADVYCDSALICRLLEQRAPQPSLYPHVLTDLQHIVSNWADSTLFWAAIPYALQAGGLAQRLADASPDFLKAFGADRAAMTVGRARPGPADTGVQLHTQLRWLESMLADGRPFLLGAVPSIADVSAAQSVWHLKRAPLLGELFTPYPKVSGWYRRVEAFGHGRPTRLSSGEALEVARASTTFAPVSVAPGLGFEAGAPVTVSATDYGTDLNEGALVGLTADEVVIERTDERAGRVHVHFPRLGYQVKAVKTPN; the protein is encoded by the coding sequence ATGAGCGACCTGATCCTCCACGAATACGAGTCGTCCCCGTTCTCCGAGAAGGTGCGGCTGGTGATGGGCCTCAAGGGGCTGGCGTACCGCTCCGTCGAGGTGCCGGTGATGCTGCCGAAGCCCGACGTGGTGGCGCTCACCGGCGGCTACCGCCGCACGCCGTTCCTGCAGGTGGGGGCCGACGTCTACTGCGACAGCGCTCTGATCTGCCGCCTGCTGGAGCAGCGCGCGCCGCAGCCTTCGCTGTACCCGCACGTGCTCACCGACCTGCAGCACATCGTCTCGAACTGGGCCGACAGCACGCTGTTCTGGGCCGCCATTCCCTACGCGCTGCAGGCCGGCGGCCTCGCCCAGCGCCTCGCCGACGCGTCGCCCGACTTCCTCAAGGCCTTCGGTGCCGACCGCGCGGCCATGACCGTGGGCCGCGCCCGGCCCGGTCCGGCCGACACGGGCGTGCAGCTGCACACGCAGTTGCGCTGGCTCGAATCGATGCTGGCCGACGGCCGGCCCTTCCTGCTGGGCGCGGTGCCCAGCATTGCCGACGTGTCGGCCGCGCAGTCGGTGTGGCACCTGAAGCGCGCGCCGCTGCTCGGCGAACTCTTCACGCCGTACCCGAAGGTCTCGGGCTGGTACCGCCGCGTCGAGGCGTTCGGCCACGGCAGGCCCACGCGCCTCTCGAGCGGCGAGGCGCTGGAGGTCGCCCGCGCCAGCACCACGTTCGCGCCGGTCTCGGTCGCCCCGGGCCTCGGCTTCGAGGCCGGCGCACCCGTCACCGTCTCGGCCACCGACTACGGCACCGACCTCAACGAAGGTGCGCTCGTGGGTCTGACGGCCGACGAGGTGGTGATCGAACGCACCGACGAACGGGCCGGGCGCGTGCACGTGCACTTCCCGCGCCTGGGCTATCAGGTCAAGGCCGTCAAGACTCCGAACTGA
- a CDS encoding SDR family oxidoreductase, producing MNNFKGGTAVITGAASGFGLEVSRIAAGLGMNVVMADVQQEALTKAAAEISALGVQVLPYRLDISKAAEVEALGAATFAKFGAPNFVFNNAGVGGGGLIWESSLKDWDWVLGVNLMGVVHGVRVFTPMMLEAAKKDPSWRGHITNTASMAGLVAAPNMGVYTVSKHAVVALSETLYQDLSLVTDQVHASVLCPYFVPTGIADSARNRPAELSDNAPMTKSQLIGRAMASKAVTSGKVTATTIAESVFEAIRNETFYIYSHPQALAGVQVRLDDVLHGRNPSDPFVARPEKGEELRKALREA from the coding sequence ATGAACAACTTCAAGGGCGGCACTGCCGTCATCACCGGCGCGGCGTCCGGTTTCGGTCTCGAGGTCTCGCGCATCGCCGCCGGCCTGGGCATGAACGTCGTGATGGCCGACGTGCAGCAGGAAGCGCTGACGAAGGCCGCGGCCGAGATCTCGGCCCTGGGCGTGCAGGTGCTGCCGTACCGCCTCGACATCTCCAAGGCCGCCGAGGTGGAAGCGCTGGGCGCGGCCACGTTCGCCAAGTTCGGCGCGCCGAACTTCGTGTTCAACAACGCCGGCGTGGGCGGTGGCGGCCTGATCTGGGAGTCGTCCCTGAAGGACTGGGACTGGGTGCTCGGCGTCAACCTGATGGGTGTGGTGCACGGCGTGCGCGTCTTCACGCCGATGATGCTCGAGGCCGCGAAGAAGGACCCGTCCTGGCGCGGCCACATCACCAACACCGCGTCGATGGCGGGTCTGGTGGCGGCGCCGAACATGGGGGTCTACACGGTCAGCAAGCATGCGGTGGTCGCGCTCAGCGAAACGCTGTACCAGGACCTCAGCCTCGTGACCGACCAGGTGCACGCTTCGGTGCTGTGCCCGTACTTCGTGCCCACCGGCATCGCCGACAGCGCGCGCAACCGACCGGCCGAGCTGAGCGACAACGCGCCCATGACCAAGAGCCAGCTGATCGGCCGCGCGATGGCGTCGAAGGCCGTCACGAGCGGCAAGGTCACGGCCACCACCATCGCCGAGTCGGTGTTCGAGGCCATCCGCAACGAGACCTTCTACATCTACAGCCACCCCCAGGCGCTGGCCGGGGTGCAGGTGCGCCTGGACGACGTGCTCCACGGCCGCAACCCGAGCGACCCGTTCGTCGCCCGCCCCGAGAAGGGCGAAGAACTGCGCAAGGCGCTGCGCGAGGCCTGA
- a CDS encoding potassium channel family protein, protein MIGPDGRAQHGVFILLRRLRVPLVLLIVSYSVAIAGFTVVTGYTPEGRPWQMSFFHAVYFVSFLGTTIGLGEIPYPFSDAQRLWALLSIYTTVLAWLYGIGAVFSTLQDPLFRRILHENRAFSGVRRMREPFYLICGYDDSGTLVARELAEAGVRTVVVDKNPERVDAVEVDQLRQQVPALVADASDPRALTLAGIANGRCAGVVALTGDDSINVNIALAARLLNPKSEVICAARWHHKQPEMAAVGADHIINPFDTFAERLVLALQAPSLHIIYEALTIQNANAMGTPRILPHGRWIVCGHGPFGRTVRRHLEKAGIQVIVMEEHADDDLPDGSVAGSPTRAETWRAARVETADGVVVCGPDDTENLTACLTARKLNADVFLAVRQNERRNSPMFRAAPVDLSVLSGYIVAAEVLRIIRAPQLSYFMRLARQQKEEWAHNLLMSMREHIGDDTVESWSVTMDREEAPAVVAALRSGRVVRVGDVMSAPDNRDLRLSAVPLLLQRANEKVLLPGDEEVLAEGDRLLLCGREVATSRMRWTVRDDTVLAYVLDGIASNRRVPWPALPPLPPGSNC, encoded by the coding sequence ATGATCGGGCCCGACGGCCGCGCCCAGCACGGCGTCTTCATCCTGCTGCGGCGCCTTCGCGTGCCGCTGGTCCTGCTGATCGTCTCGTACTCCGTGGCCATCGCCGGGTTCACGGTGGTGACGGGATACACGCCGGAGGGCCGGCCGTGGCAGATGAGCTTCTTCCACGCCGTCTACTTCGTCAGCTTCCTCGGCACCACCATCGGCCTCGGCGAGATCCCGTACCCGTTCTCGGACGCCCAGCGGCTGTGGGCGCTCCTGTCCATCTACACGACGGTGCTCGCGTGGCTGTACGGCATCGGCGCGGTGTTCAGCACGCTGCAGGACCCGCTCTTCCGCCGCATCCTCCACGAGAACCGCGCGTTCTCCGGCGTGCGCCGGATGCGCGAGCCGTTCTACCTGATCTGCGGCTACGACGACTCGGGCACGCTCGTCGCGCGAGAACTCGCCGAGGCCGGCGTGCGCACCGTGGTGGTCGACAAGAACCCCGAGCGGGTGGACGCGGTGGAGGTCGACCAGCTGCGCCAGCAGGTGCCCGCGCTCGTCGCCGACGCGAGCGACCCGCGTGCGCTCACCCTCGCGGGCATCGCGAACGGCCGCTGCGCCGGCGTGGTGGCACTCACCGGGGACGACAGCATCAACGTCAACATCGCGCTGGCCGCGCGGCTGCTGAACCCGAAGAGCGAGGTCATCTGCGCGGCGCGCTGGCACCACAAGCAGCCCGAGATGGCGGCCGTGGGTGCCGACCACATCATCAACCCGTTCGACACGTTCGCCGAGCGGCTCGTGCTGGCCCTGCAGGCGCCCAGCCTGCACATCATCTACGAGGCGCTGACCATCCAGAACGCCAACGCGATGGGCACGCCGCGCATCCTGCCGCACGGCCGCTGGATCGTGTGCGGCCACGGGCCGTTCGGGCGCACCGTGCGGCGGCACCTCGAGAAGGCGGGCATCCAGGTCATCGTGATGGAGGAACACGCCGACGACGACCTGCCCGACGGCAGCGTGGCCGGTTCGCCCACCCGGGCCGAGACCTGGCGCGCCGCGCGCGTCGAGACGGCCGACGGCGTGGTGGTGTGCGGGCCCGACGACACCGAGAACCTCACCGCCTGCCTCACGGCCCGCAAGCTCAACGCCGACGTGTTCCTGGCCGTGCGGCAGAACGAACGGCGCAACAGCCCGATGTTCCGCGCGGCGCCGGTGGACCTGAGCGTGTTGTCGGGCTACATCGTGGCGGCCGAGGTGCTGCGCATCATCCGCGCGCCGCAGCTGTCCTACTTCATGCGCCTGGCCCGCCAGCAGAAGGAAGAGTGGGCGCACAACCTGCTGATGTCGATGCGCGAGCACATCGGCGACGACACGGTCGAGAGCTGGTCCGTCACGATGGACCGCGAGGAGGCGCCCGCCGTCGTGGCCGCGCTGAGGTCCGGCCGCGTGGTGCGGGTGGGCGACGTGATGAGCGCGCCCGACAACCGGGACCTGCGCCTCAGCGCCGTGCCGCTGCTGCTGCAACGGGCGAACGAGAAGGTGCTGCTGCCCGGCGACGAGGAGGTGCTGGCCGAGGGCGACCGGCTGCTGCTGTGCGGCCGCGAGGTGGCGACGTCGCGCATGCGCTGGACCGTGCGGGACGACACCGTGCTCGCCTACGTGCTCGACGGCATCGCGTCGAACCGGCGGGTGCCCTGGCCGGCACTCCCGCCGCTGCCGCCCGGCTCCAACTGCTGA
- a CDS encoding TIGR03862 family flavoprotein, with amino-acid sequence MSLPSPSESPRVAVVGGGPAGLMAAETLAARGVAVELFDAMPSVGRKFLLAGKGGLNLTHSEAPEPFLRRYGSAAAALAPHVEAFGAQALQDWAHGLGITTFVGSSGRVFPTDMKAAPLLRAWLQRLRAAGVRFSMRHRWTGWAPERAHTLNFQTPAGPVSRHFDAVVLALGGGSWARLGSDGAWVPRLASRGVNLAPLKPSNCGFHVAPAWSEHLRTRHAGDPLKAVALSVGDEFRQVGEFVLTETGIEGSLVYAASSFLRDRIARDGKATLSLDLLPTHTAERVAAEVAHPRGSRSLSSHLKSRLGLHGVRVGLLHEVLDKAAMADPVRLAATIKALPLTVDATRPIDEAISTAGGVRFDGLDAGLGLKAVPGVFCAGEMLDWEAPTGGYLLTACFATGRTAGEGAAAWVTR; translated from the coding sequence ATGTCCCTGCCGTCTCCCTCCGAATCTCCCCGCGTCGCCGTCGTCGGCGGTGGCCCTGCCGGCCTGATGGCGGCCGAAACCCTGGCGGCGCGCGGCGTGGCGGTCGAACTCTTCGACGCGATGCCGTCCGTCGGCCGCAAGTTCCTGCTGGCGGGCAAGGGCGGCCTGAACCTGACGCACAGCGAGGCGCCCGAACCTTTCCTGCGCCGCTACGGCAGCGCCGCGGCTGCCCTGGCACCGCACGTCGAGGCCTTCGGCGCGCAGGCGCTGCAGGACTGGGCGCACGGCCTCGGCATCACCACCTTCGTGGGCAGCTCGGGGCGCGTGTTCCCCACCGACATGAAGGCCGCGCCGCTGCTGCGCGCCTGGCTGCAGCGCCTGCGCGCGGCCGGCGTGCGCTTCTCGATGCGCCACCGTTGGACGGGCTGGGCGCCCGAACGCGCCCACACGCTGAACTTCCAGACCCCGGCCGGCCCGGTCTCCCGGCACTTCGATGCCGTGGTGCTGGCCCTGGGCGGCGGCAGCTGGGCGCGTCTCGGGTCCGACGGCGCCTGGGTGCCGCGGCTCGCGTCCCGGGGCGTCAACCTGGCGCCGCTGAAGCCGTCGAACTGCGGGTTCCACGTCGCGCCGGCCTGGTCCGAGCACCTGCGCACGCGCCATGCGGGCGACCCGCTGAAGGCGGTGGCGCTGTCGGTGGGCGACGAGTTCCGGCAGGTGGGCGAGTTCGTGCTGACGGAGACCGGCATCGAGGGCAGCCTCGTCTACGCCGCATCGTCGTTCCTGCGCGACCGCATCGCGCGCGACGGGAAGGCCACGCTGTCCCTGGACCTGCTGCCCACGCACACGGCCGAGCGGGTCGCGGCCGAGGTGGCGCACCCGCGCGGGTCGCGGTCATTGTCGTCGCACCTGAAGTCCCGCCTGGGCCTGCACGGCGTGAGGGTCGGGCTGCTGCACGAGGTGCTGGACAAGGCCGCGATGGCCGACCCGGTGCGCCTGGCCGCCACCATCAAGGCGCTGCCGCTCACGGTGGATGCCACCCGGCCCATCGACGAGGCCATCAGCACCGCCGGCGGCGTGCGGTTCGACGGGCTGGACGCGGGCCTGGGCCTCAAGGCCGTGCCCGGGGTGTTCTGCGCGGGCGAGATGCTGGACTGGGAGGCTCCGACCGGCGGCTACCTGCTCACGGCATGCTTCGCCACCGGTCGAACGGCCGGGGAGGGCGCGGCGGCCTGGGTGACGCGCTAA
- a CDS encoding LysE/ArgO family amino acid transporter codes for MDLPVSSSFITGFGLCLGLIVAIGAQNAFVLRQGLRREHVLPIVVFCFIADALLITLGVAGMARLIAAHPMVATAFAAGGAAFLLAYGARAAARALRPGSMALPGSGAAAPLRHVILQLAGFTFLNPHTFLDTVVLVGSVGAQQAGALKWYFTAGAASASGLWFAGLGYGARLLAPLFQRPVAWRVLDGIVAAVMFLLAGLMAWQAFGA; via the coding sequence ATGGATCTCCCCGTCTCGTCTTCCTTCATCACCGGCTTCGGTCTCTGCCTGGGCCTGATCGTGGCCATCGGCGCCCAGAACGCTTTCGTGCTTCGCCAGGGCCTGCGCCGCGAACACGTGCTGCCCATCGTGGTGTTCTGCTTCATCGCCGACGCGCTGCTGATCACGCTGGGCGTGGCCGGGATGGCCCGGCTCATCGCGGCCCACCCGATGGTCGCCACCGCGTTCGCCGCGGGCGGCGCCGCCTTCCTGCTGGCCTACGGCGCGCGGGCCGCCGCCCGGGCCCTGCGCCCCGGATCGATGGCCCTGCCGGGCAGCGGCGCGGCCGCGCCGCTGCGCCACGTGATCCTGCAACTGGCCGGCTTCACGTTCCTCAACCCGCACACCTTCCTCGACACCGTCGTGCTGGTGGGTTCGGTGGGCGCCCAGCAGGCCGGCGCGCTGAAGTGGTACTTCACGGCGGGCGCGGCTTCGGCCAGCGGTCTGTGGTTCGCGGGCCTGGGCTATGGCGCCCGGCTGCTCGCGCCGCTGTTCCAGCGTCCGGTCGCGTGGCGCGTGCTGGACGGCATCGTGGCCGCCGTCATGTTCCTGCTCGCCGGCCTGATGGCCTGGCAGGCGTTCGGCGCCTGA
- a CDS encoding DUF6394 family protein, producing MTFDKIFFAFVIVLALTLNLGFVVGDIANIAHHNRYELFASLVVSLVATVMKFGDRSQLGSTMLATSLVADLQLMAAAAFWAYATLDGSYPSVHDTVTIVSLAMGALAANVISVVLLIIETASLRR from the coding sequence ATGACCTTCGACAAGATCTTCTTCGCGTTCGTCATCGTGCTCGCGCTGACGTTGAACCTCGGGTTCGTCGTCGGCGACATCGCGAACATCGCCCACCACAACCGGTACGAGCTGTTCGCGTCGCTGGTGGTCAGCCTGGTGGCCACGGTGATGAAGTTCGGCGACCGCTCGCAGCTCGGCTCCACGATGCTCGCCACCAGCCTCGTCGCCGACCTGCAACTGATGGCCGCCGCGGCGTTCTGGGCCTACGCCACGCTCGACGGGTCGTACCCGTCGGTGCACGACACGGTGACCATCGTGTCCCTCGCGATGGGGGCGCTCGCCGCCAACGTGATCTCGGTGGTGCTGCTGATCATCGAGACAGCCAGCCTGCGGCGATGA
- a CDS encoding PaaI family thioesterase translates to MEFPRQIPFVKTLGFELLKFEGGEAEIAVEVRDELCNSWMVAHGGLTMTLLDVAMAHAARAPQPGSEPTGQGVVTIEMKTSFMRPGLGRMVAKAKLVHGTASLAFCEGSVFDEKGALLAQATGTFKYLNGLPAGGRRIQKPGASD, encoded by the coding sequence ATGGAGTTCCCGCGCCAGATCCCGTTCGTCAAGACGCTCGGCTTCGAACTGCTGAAGTTCGAGGGCGGCGAGGCCGAGATCGCCGTCGAGGTGCGCGACGAACTCTGCAACTCGTGGATGGTGGCCCACGGCGGGCTCACCATGACCCTGCTCGACGTGGCCATGGCCCACGCGGCCCGTGCGCCGCAGCCGGGCTCGGAACCCACGGGGCAGGGCGTGGTCACCATCGAGATGAAGACCAGCTTCATGCGGCCGGGCCTCGGCCGCATGGTGGCGAAGGCGAAACTCGTGCACGGCACGGCCTCGCTCGCGTTCTGCGAGGGCTCGGTCTTCGACGAGAAGGGCGCGCTGCTGGCCCAGGCCACCGGCACGTTCAAGTACCTCAACGGGCTGCCCGCGGGCGGGCGGCGCATCCAGAAGCCTGGCGCTTCCGACTGA
- the pssA gene encoding CDP-diacylglycerol--serine O-phosphatidyltransferase, whose product MEKAKPFSMIREFHLADWFTLANAFCGVGSLFSVMTYLQTREVLHLYFACALIPLALIFDVLDGRIARWRQRSSAMGRELDSLADVISFGVAPAVIAYGAGMQGFYDRIVLVFFVAAGVSRLARYNVTAEALSEGGDKVKYFEGTPIPTSLALVIVIAVAAWQGAIGPDLWFGMVTIGGLKLHPLVLMFALSGSLMVSRIRIPKL is encoded by the coding sequence ATGGAAAAAGCCAAACCCTTCTCGATGATCCGGGAGTTCCACCTCGCGGACTGGTTCACGCTCGCGAACGCGTTCTGTGGTGTCGGGTCGTTGTTCTCGGTGATGACCTACCTCCAGACCCGCGAGGTGCTGCACCTGTACTTCGCCTGCGCGCTGATCCCGCTCGCCCTGATCTTCGACGTGCTCGACGGCCGGATCGCCCGCTGGCGGCAACGCTCGTCGGCCATGGGCCGGGAGCTCGACTCGCTGGCCGACGTGATCTCCTTCGGTGTCGCACCGGCCGTGATCGCCTACGGCGCGGGCATGCAGGGGTTCTACGACCGCATCGTGCTGGTGTTCTTCGTGGCGGCCGGCGTGTCGCGGCTGGCGCGGTACAACGTCACCGCCGAGGCGCTCTCCGAGGGGGGCGACAAGGTCAAGTACTTCGAGGGCACGCCCATCCCCACCTCGCTGGCCCTCGTGATCGTCATCGCGGTGGCCGCCTGGCAGGGGGCCATCGGCCCGGACCTGTGGTTCGGCATGGTCACCATCGGCGGCTTGAAACTCCACCCTCTGGTGCTGATGTTCGCGCTGTCGGGGTCGCTGATGGTCAGCCGCATCCGGATCCCCAAACTCTGA